In Cytobacillus oceanisediminis, the following proteins share a genomic window:
- a CDS encoding TVP38/TMEM64 family protein: MDFELFKDWFTLDHIMDLIREYRSFGPLPGILLPMLEAFLPFLPLVLFVMANASAFGLWLGFLYSWLGAVAGALLVFLLVRKYGQKRILRFLKKHKQVQKLMKWVEKHGFGPLFILLCFPFTPSAVVNIVAGLSNISIAQYMLAVLTGKIVMIFTISFVGYDIKSLITQPIRTAIVALVIFILWYVGKIIEIKMNMSVEKDRGNKKH, translated from the coding sequence ATGGATTTTGAACTGTTCAAAGATTGGTTTACATTGGATCATATAATGGATTTAATCCGGGAATATCGTTCATTTGGGCCCCTTCCCGGTATTCTGCTTCCAATGCTAGAAGCATTTTTGCCTTTTCTGCCCCTGGTTTTGTTTGTAATGGCAAATGCGAGTGCATTTGGTCTCTGGCTGGGTTTTTTATACTCCTGGCTCGGCGCGGTGGCAGGAGCGCTGCTCGTTTTCCTGCTGGTCAGGAAATATGGCCAGAAACGAATACTCCGTTTTTTGAAGAAGCATAAGCAGGTACAGAAACTTATGAAATGGGTGGAAAAGCATGGGTTTGGGCCATTGTTCATCCTGCTCTGTTTTCCGTTTACTCCTTCGGCAGTTGTAAATATTGTCGCCGGGCTTTCAAATATCAGCATTGCTCAATATATGCTGGCAGTTCTGACTGGCAAAATAGTAATGATTTTTACAATAAGCTTTGTCGGATATGATATCAAATCATTAATAACACAGCCAATTCGGACAGCCATTGTTGCATTGGTCATTTTCATTCTTTGGTATGTCGGCAAAATCATTGAAATAAAGATGAATATGAGCGTAGAAAAAGACCGCGGGAATAAAAAGCATTGA
- the lepB gene encoding signal peptidase I has translation MKEGLRKEGAEWLKAFAIGIIIFAFIRTFFFSNYVVEGESMMPTLQDGNKLIVNKIGYQVSDLERFDVIVFHHNDEEDFVKRIIGMPGDEIEYRNDELFINGKKVDEPYLEKYRKETLGGKLTGDFTLLEMTGTETVPDGKLFVMGDNRHGSWDSRHFGFISAGQVVGKVNLRYWPLDEMDASF, from the coding sequence GTGAAGGAAGGCTTGAGAAAAGAAGGAGCGGAATGGCTGAAGGCTTTTGCAATTGGCATCATCATCTTTGCTTTTATACGGACTTTTTTCTTCTCCAATTATGTTGTGGAAGGTGAATCCATGATGCCCACCCTTCAGGATGGAAATAAGCTGATTGTCAATAAAATCGGCTATCAGGTCAGCGATTTAGAGCGCTTTGACGTAATTGTTTTTCATCATAATGATGAAGAGGATTTTGTAAAAAGAATAATAGGGATGCCAGGGGATGAAATCGAATACCGCAATGATGAATTATTTATAAATGGCAAAAAAGTGGATGAACCTTACTTGGAGAAGTACCGGAAAGAAACATTAGGAGGCAAACTGACAGGTGATTTTACACTCCTGGAGATGACGGGCACAGAAACGGTTCCGGACGGAAAACTTTTTGTTATGGGAGATAATCGCCACGGAAGCTGGGACAGCCGGCATTTTGGATTTATTTCAGCCGGCCAGGTTGTAGGAAAAGTAAACCTGCGCTATTGGCCGCTTGATGAAATGGATGCGTCATTCTAA